One region of Hydrogenobaculum sp. Y04AAS1 genomic DNA includes:
- the rimO gene encoding 30S ribosomal protein S12 methylthiotransferase RimO produces MKINFINLGCPKNLVDSENIMGFFKKENISSYHRADTVVINTCGFIEQAKRESIEEILKAIGDGKKVFVTGCLVYRYKEELQKEIPEAVFFENIKDLEGIELLQTPKRQLTTKHYAYLKIAEGCNRKCSFCAIPNIRGHHRSKSIEELVEEAIYLKEKGVKELIIVSQDTLYYQEDNSFKSIIKLLDALEKLDFPWIRLMYLYPNSISKDFIDYIDNSKSVLPYFDIPLQHISDNILKSMRRGYTKKDVFRLLEQINAMKHKKPILRSSFIVGYPTEEERDFEELLDFISQELFHFVGVFEYSHEEGTYAYQFDDKIPKEEKQRRYKEVFNLSQEILEEKNSALVGQEIDILIEKKDRARAFFQAPEIDGIVFLEKSSPKTGIIKKAKVIANIGTDLLVDI; encoded by the coding sequence ATGAAAATAAATTTTATAAATTTAGGATGTCCAAAAAACCTTGTGGATTCAGAAAATATTATGGGCTTTTTTAAAAAAGAAAACATAAGCTCTTATCACAGGGCTGACACCGTTGTTATAAACACCTGTGGGTTTATAGAACAAGCCAAAAGAGAGTCTATAGAAGAGATACTAAAAGCTATAGGAGACGGCAAAAAAGTGTTTGTGACAGGATGCCTTGTGTACAGATACAAAGAAGAGCTTCAAAAGGAGATACCAGAAGCTGTATTTTTTGAAAATATAAAAGATTTAGAAGGTATTGAGCTTTTACAAACACCCAAAAGACAACTTACCACCAAGCATTACGCCTACCTTAAGATAGCGGAAGGATGCAACAGAAAATGTTCTTTTTGTGCCATACCAAATATAAGAGGTCATCATAGGTCAAAATCCATAGAAGAGCTTGTAGAAGAGGCCATATATCTAAAAGAAAAGGGTGTAAAAGAACTTATCATCGTATCTCAAGATACTCTTTACTATCAAGAAGATAACTCTTTTAAAAGCATAATAAAACTATTAGATGCCCTTGAAAAGCTCGATTTTCCTTGGATAAGACTCATGTATCTGTATCCAAACAGCATAAGTAAAGACTTTATAGATTATATAGACAATTCTAAAAGCGTATTGCCTTATTTTGATATACCACTTCAGCATATATCTGATAATATTTTAAAAAGCATGAGAAGAGGATATACAAAAAAAGATGTTTTTAGGCTTTTAGAACAAATAAACGCTATGAAGCATAAAAAACCTATACTAAGAAGCTCTTTTATAGTAGGTTATCCAACGGAAGAGGAAAGAGATTTTGAGGAGCTTTTAGATTTTATAAGCCAAGAACTTTTTCACTTTGTAGGGGTTTTCGAATATTCCCACGAAGAGGGCACATATGCATATCAGTTTGATGATAAAATACCAAAAGAAGAAAAACAAAGACGCTACAAAGAGGTGTTTAATCTGTCCCAAGAGATATTGGAAGAGAAAAACAGCGCTTTGGTAGGGCAAGAGATAGATATACTTATAGAGAAAAAAGATAGAGCAAGAGCTTTCTTTCAAGCCCCGGAGATAGATGGGATAGTGTTCCTTGAAAAATCAAGCCCTAAAACTGGTATTATTAAAAAAGCAAAGGTTATAGCAAACATCGGTACCGATTTACTGGTGGATATATGA
- the metK gene encoding methionine adenosyltransferase, giving the protein MDRIRFAESPFEGHPDKLADIISDEILDEFMRKDPFSRVSINVLLSSNIVFIAGEVSSSAYVDLQIVSKKAIKEVGYTKPEYGFDGDLIGVISSINEQSPEIALCIASEGAGDSAIVVGYATDETESFLPAPIYFAHKISKTTSDFRKKGIMPFLRPDGKTIVGIKYENQNKFYIDSINMFVQHDPDISLNHLRELIFEDIIKKHIPNELLRKETKIKINPAGRFIIGGPVADTGMTGRKIVSDAYGDISFSGGSAFSGKDPTKTDRAASYMARYIAKHIVAAGWAKKILVQIAYAFGVKEPIGFDIETFGTETKPIDLIKSRIREVFSLYPKDIIETLDLRKPIYKRTSCYGHFGKEGLPWEKLDKLEYFS; this is encoded by the coding sequence ATGGATAGGATAAGGTTTGCGGAATCACCTTTTGAAGGGCATCCAGACAAGCTTGCAGACATTATATCCGATGAGATATTGGATGAGTTCATGAGAAAAGACCCGTTTTCTAGGGTCTCTATAAACGTCTTGCTTAGCTCCAACATTGTATTTATAGCAGGGGAAGTCTCTTCCTCTGCATATGTAGATTTGCAGATAGTATCAAAAAAAGCTATAAAAGAAGTGGGATATACAAAACCAGAGTATGGTTTTGACGGAGATCTTATAGGCGTTATAAGCTCTATAAACGAGCAAAGCCCAGAGATAGCCCTTTGCATAGCATCAGAAGGAGCAGGTGATAGTGCCATAGTGGTAGGTTATGCCACCGATGAGACGGAAAGCTTTTTACCAGCCCCCATTTACTTTGCTCATAAAATCTCAAAAACCACATCAGACTTTAGAAAAAAAGGTATAATGCCCTTCTTAAGACCAGATGGCAAAACGATAGTGGGTATCAAATACGAAAATCAAAACAAATTTTATATAGATTCTATAAATATGTTTGTACAACACGATCCAGATATAAGCCTAAACCATCTAAGAGAACTCATCTTCGAGGACATCATTAAAAAACATATACCCAATGAGCTTTTAAGAAAAGAAACAAAAATAAAGATAAACCCAGCTGGCAGATTTATAATAGGTGGGCCTGTGGCGGATACGGGTATGACTGGCAGAAAAATTGTATCAGATGCTTATGGTGATATTTCTTTCTCAGGAGGAAGCGCTTTTTCTGGCAAAGACCCTACAAAAACAGACAGGGCTGCCTCCTACATGGCAAGGTATATAGCAAAGCACATAGTGGCAGCTGGTTGGGCTAAAAAAATCTTGGTACAAATAGCTTATGCTTTTGGTGTAAAAGAACCTATAGGCTTTGACATAGAGACCTTTGGCACTGAAACAAAACCAATAGATCTTATAAAATCTAGAATAAGAGAAGTTTTTAGCCTATATCCAAAAGATATCATAGAAACCTTAGATCTTAGGAAGCCTATATACAAAAGAACCTCTTGCTATGGGCATTTTGGCAAAGAAGGTCTTCCATGGGAAAAGCTTGATAAACTAGAGTATTTTTCTTGA
- a CDS encoding bifunctional phosphoglucose/phosphomannose isomerase: MKSALEMLRGFGDHFEKVDVGNMLPQSYNMLVFSGMGGSGIVGEIMKSYLIKNGFNKPVFSIKGYELLPFVDKDALVVCISYSGDTEETISVFEQAIKVGAKIISISSGGKLEELSNKHGVPHIKIPTGYPPRYALGFMLNACLWLFGKEEEILDLKEDLKASSSRYEEISKDIAKSLFGYVPIIYGTPLMEAAAYRFKTQINENSKTPAYNAYIPEMHHNEVVGYTNPDINQYLRFVIVADKKEHPRVSLRVNMTIDILKDKGFNPILISEEGNSYISRLLKNIYIGDFASYHLANMYGYDPLPVDIITYVKKRLQDG; encoded by the coding sequence ATGAAAAGCGCATTAGAAATGTTGAGGGGTTTTGGAGACCACTTTGAAAAAGTCGATGTTGGTAACATGTTGCCACAAAGCTACAACATGCTTGTGTTTAGCGGTATGGGAGGGTCTGGTATTGTAGGAGAAATAATGAAATCCTACCTTATAAAAAATGGTTTTAACAAGCCCGTATTCTCCATAAAAGGGTATGAACTTTTGCCTTTTGTAGACAAAGACGCTCTTGTGGTATGTATATCTTATAGTGGCGATACGGAAGAAACAATATCTGTATTTGAACAAGCCATAAAAGTAGGGGCGAAAATAATATCTATAAGCTCTGGCGGAAAGTTAGAAGAATTGTCCAACAAGCACGGTGTACCACACATAAAAATACCCACTGGTTATCCTCCGAGGTATGCTCTTGGATTTATGCTTAATGCTTGTTTATGGCTTTTTGGAAAAGAAGAAGAAATATTAGACTTAAAAGAAGATCTAAAAGCTTCAAGCTCTCGTTATGAGGAAATCTCAAAAGACATAGCAAAAAGCTTGTTTGGATATGTGCCTATAATATATGGAACACCGCTTATGGAAGCAGCCGCTTACAGGTTTAAAACCCAAATAAACGAAAACTCAAAAACACCAGCTTACAACGCATATATACCAGAGATGCATCACAACGAAGTGGTAGGTTATACAAACCCAGACATAAACCAATACCTTAGGTTTGTTATAGTAGCAGATAAAAAAGAACACCCAAGGGTAAGCCTAAGAGTAAATATGACAATAGACATTTTAAAAGACAAGGGCTTTAACCCAATACTCATATCCGAAGAAGGAAACTCCTACATTTCAAGGCTTTTAAAGAATATATACATAGGGGATTTTGCCAGCTATCATTTGGCAAACATGTACGGCTATGACCCGTTGCCTGTAGATATAATAACCTATGTAAAAAAGAGGCTTCAAGATGGATAG
- a CDS encoding acylphosphatase, translating into MKYILKGKVFGRVQKVSFRAFTKDIADSLGIQGYVRNVEDGTVEFEAIGEKEALEMFLEKLKEGPKHAFVSDIKYNMEVFEDEDYPKSFDILY; encoded by the coding sequence ATGAAGTATATTCTAAAAGGAAAGGTTTTTGGAAGAGTTCAAAAAGTAAGTTTTAGGGCTTTTACCAAAGATATAGCGGATAGTTTGGGTATACAAGGCTATGTTAGAAACGTTGAAGATGGTACGGTAGAGTTTGAAGCTATAGGAGAGAAAGAAGCTCTTGAGATGTTTTTAGAAAAGCTAAAAGAAGGTCCAAAACATGCCTTTGTATCTGATATAAAATATAACATGGAGGTTTTTGAAGATGAAGATTATCCAAAAAGCTTTGATATTTTGTATTAG